The following proteins come from a genomic window of Cronobacter muytjensii ATCC 51329:
- a CDS encoding PDDEXK nuclease domain-containing protein encodes MNGRRSSAASLAAPAALLGDIRALIEAARKRAASTVNSELTMLYWRIGQRIHTQVLDGRRGAYGKEVLPTLAAQLVEEYGSSFAEQNLRRMVQFAATFPDERILVSLIRELSWTHFIALMPLKDPLQRDYYAQMASTQRWSVRTLRERIDSMLYERTALSQKPEETIAQELATLRDAQRMSPALVMRDPYILDFLGLRDTWQEGDLEAAIIREMESFLLELGAGFSFVARQKRIPIDDEDFHLDLLFYNRKLRRLVAVELKVGDFKAAYKGQMELYLRWLDKHEREPEEASPLGIILCTGKKREQIELLELDKSGIHVAEYLTALPPRGVLVERLQQATQRAQLQIEQRKTDNE; translated from the coding sequence ATGAACGGGCGCCGGTCATCAGCAGCATCGCTCGCAGCTCCTGCGGCGCTGCTGGGCGACATTCGGGCACTGATCGAGGCGGCGCGCAAGCGCGCCGCCTCGACGGTGAATAGCGAGCTTACGATGCTCTACTGGCGCATCGGCCAGCGCATCCACACGCAGGTCTTGGACGGGCGCCGGGGCGCCTACGGTAAGGAAGTTCTGCCCACCTTGGCTGCGCAGTTGGTGGAGGAGTACGGCAGCAGCTTTGCAGAGCAGAACTTGCGCCGCATGGTGCAGTTCGCCGCCACCTTCCCCGACGAGCGAATTCTCGTATCACTGATACGAGAATTAAGCTGGACGCACTTCATCGCCCTGATGCCGCTGAAAGACCCGCTCCAGCGGGACTACTACGCACAGATGGCCAGCACCCAACGCTGGAGCGTGCGGACGCTGCGCGAGCGTATCGACTCGATGCTGTACGAGCGCACGGCGCTTTCCCAAAAGCCCGAAGAAACCATAGCGCAGGAGTTGGCGACCCTGCGCGATGCGCAGCGCATGTCGCCGGCCCTGGTCATGCGCGACCCGTACATCCTCGACTTCCTGGGCCTGCGGGACACTTGGCAGGAAGGCGACTTGGAAGCGGCGATCATCCGTGAAATGGAGTCCTTCCTGCTGGAGCTGGGCGCGGGCTTCTCATTCGTCGCCCGGCAGAAGCGCATTCCGATCGACGACGAGGATTTCCACCTTGACCTGCTGTTCTACAACCGCAAGCTGCGGCGGCTGGTGGCGGTGGAGTTGAAGGTAGGTGACTTCAAGGCGGCCTACAAAGGGCAGATGGAGCTCTACCTTCGGTGGCTAGACAAGCACGAACGGGAGCCGGAGGAAGCCTCGCCGCTCGGGATCATCCTTTGCACCGGCAAGAAGCGCGAGCAGATCGAATTGCTGGAGCTGGACAAGTCCGGCATCCACGTTGCCGAGTATCTGACCGCCTTGCCGCCGAGGGGCGTGCTGGTGGAGCGGCTGCAACAGGCAACGCAACGGGCGCAGTTGCAGATCGAGCAGCGCAAGACCGACAACGAGTAG
- the radC gene encoding RadC family protein, translating to MSQLSFPSFDSTLLVRDAHGRYLPASADDILEAARQVIDRKMQRRAEFTSPAAVKEYLRTKLASFEHEVFAVLFMDTRHRLIEYREMFHGTIDGASVYPREVVKEALRLNAAAVVVSHNHPSGNPEPSAADRALTQRLKEALGLVDVRVLDHIIVAGNETASFAEHGLI from the coding sequence ATGTCGCAACTGTCCTTTCCCTCGTTCGATTCCACTCTGCTGGTGCGCGACGCGCATGGGCGCTATCTACCGGCATCGGCCGACGACATCCTGGAAGCTGCGCGCCAGGTCATTGACCGGAAAATGCAGCGCAGAGCAGAGTTCACTTCGCCGGCGGCGGTCAAGGAATATTTGCGTACAAAGTTGGCCAGCTTCGAGCATGAGGTGTTCGCAGTGCTGTTCATGGATACGCGCCATCGTCTGATCGAATACAGGGAGATGTTCCACGGCACCATTGACGGTGCATCGGTGTATCCGCGCGAAGTGGTCAAGGAGGCGCTGCGACTCAATGCGGCGGCGGTCGTCGTTTCGCACAACCATCCGAGCGGAAACCCCGAGCCGAGCGCGGCTGACCGGGCGCTGACCCAGCGGCTCAAGGAAGCGTTGGGTCTGGTGGACGTGCGCGTGCTCGATCACATCATCGTTGCGGGCAACGAAACGGCATCGTTCGCCGAGCATGGGCTGATCTAG
- a CDS encoding ATP-binding protein: MIVCINRLKQFGIFSDFNGTKIQKFGRYNLVYGWNGTGKSTLSNLFSCFELRSMVPRFSTGQFSVVLEDGSTITESTLHSSQLNIHVFNQRFVHENIDWDKSVKSILLIAKEKIDDLQKLEKLKSELQSKKKAHDDKQSDIKKQRESLEKFLTNAAKKMKLGLQAIDTSDSYYLNYDRRKLSNFIQNNGETIIKAESVLPDERVIDLTNAAKPDQLPSIAFASTAIEPDYFKKAAGRIRDLIGTTAVNQAIQRLTDNPDIREWVQAGLEIHKNHDSQSCEFCGATFTQLRAEALAAHFSKEFTEFQSRLQNAATWIESQGAPANQLPASTEFYKELSAEAEKLQNDYATAAEKIDQQMDGWREALKAKITDPGKTDIQISDVVEDDVTNFNDILKSIVSLVGKHNNKTSNFKSETSKSKVALELHFAAAEVQEFDYAGSEKKCNDLELEAKNDHKEIEKISLEVGAIEAMLSNETVGAKEFNDILHRFIGRSELCLNFNQKKKGYEIIRNGVGEHDGNLSEGEKTAIAFVYFITKLKENGNNIKDTIVVVDDPVSSFDSNHLFHAYSFLRTQCTEAKQLFVLTHNFTYFKLVRDWFTGTNRNRVKKGNTENCFFYRLDAPPGSPRHSQLVDADDSLKNYGSEYHYIFKKLYEYRAHTTLNRDEAFLTANLARKLVESFFTFKYPRRRSDISQLMEAGLKDCTITTPELKEKIYRFINKYSHSDVIEITEESAENLAGESHSVIGHIFQWLEEVDKRHYDEMIQVATA; the protein is encoded by the coding sequence ATGATTGTCTGCATCAACCGCCTCAAACAGTTCGGAATCTTCAGCGACTTCAATGGAACGAAGATCCAAAAGTTTGGCCGGTACAACCTGGTCTATGGTTGGAATGGAACAGGCAAGTCAACGCTATCGAATCTATTCTCTTGCTTTGAGCTTCGCTCGATGGTTCCCCGCTTCAGCACGGGCCAATTTTCAGTAGTTCTGGAGGATGGCTCAACGATCACGGAATCCACACTCCACTCATCCCAATTGAATATTCATGTTTTCAATCAACGCTTCGTGCATGAGAACATTGATTGGGACAAATCCGTAAAAAGCATCCTTCTTATTGCGAAAGAGAAGATTGATGACTTGCAGAAGCTGGAGAAGCTGAAGAGCGAGCTTCAGTCGAAAAAGAAGGCTCACGACGACAAGCAAAGCGATATCAAGAAGCAACGTGAGTCATTGGAGAAATTCCTGACCAATGCTGCCAAGAAAATGAAGCTTGGACTTCAGGCGATTGATACGAGCGACAGTTATTACTTGAATTACGACCGCCGCAAGCTCTCCAACTTCATACAGAATAATGGCGAGACAATTATCAAGGCGGAGTCGGTTCTTCCAGATGAGAGGGTTATCGACCTTACGAATGCCGCCAAGCCAGATCAGCTTCCAAGCATTGCTTTCGCCTCAACGGCCATTGAGCCGGACTATTTTAAGAAAGCGGCGGGCCGCATCAGAGATTTGATTGGGACTACGGCGGTCAATCAAGCAATCCAGCGGCTGACCGATAACCCGGACATCCGCGAATGGGTTCAAGCAGGCTTGGAAATCCATAAAAACCACGACTCGCAATCCTGCGAGTTCTGCGGCGCTACGTTTACCCAGCTTCGTGCCGAGGCGCTTGCTGCCCACTTCAGCAAGGAGTTCACGGAGTTTCAGAGCCGACTTCAGAACGCGGCGACATGGATTGAATCTCAAGGCGCTCCAGCTAATCAGCTTCCCGCATCGACCGAGTTTTATAAAGAACTATCGGCCGAGGCAGAGAAGCTTCAAAACGACTACGCAACTGCTGCTGAAAAGATCGACCAGCAAATGGACGGATGGCGGGAAGCCCTGAAGGCCAAGATCACAGACCCTGGGAAGACAGACATTCAGATCTCGGATGTGGTTGAAGACGATGTCACCAATTTCAATGACATCCTGAAGTCGATTGTTTCTCTCGTCGGAAAGCACAACAATAAGACTTCAAATTTCAAATCTGAGACCTCAAAAAGCAAGGTGGCACTGGAGCTTCACTTTGCTGCGGCTGAGGTGCAAGAATTTGACTATGCTGGAAGTGAGAAGAAGTGCAATGACCTTGAGTTAGAAGCAAAGAACGACCATAAGGAAATTGAAAAAATTAGTCTAGAGGTCGGAGCCATAGAAGCGATGCTCTCGAATGAAACGGTCGGGGCAAAGGAGTTCAATGACATCCTACATCGCTTCATTGGCCGCTCTGAGCTTTGCCTGAACTTCAATCAGAAGAAGAAAGGCTATGAGATCATCAGAAACGGGGTTGGTGAGCACGATGGGAATTTGAGCGAAGGTGAGAAGACTGCGATTGCATTTGTCTATTTCATCACGAAGCTCAAAGAAAATGGAAATAACATCAAGGATACGATCGTCGTCGTTGATGATCCGGTCTCAAGCTTTGATTCTAATCACTTGTTTCACGCCTACTCGTTCCTGAGAACGCAATGCACTGAAGCCAAGCAGCTTTTTGTGCTGACTCACAACTTCACGTACTTTAAGCTAGTGAGAGATTGGTTCACTGGCACCAATAGGAATCGAGTCAAAAAAGGCAACACCGAGAATTGCTTCTTTTATCGCCTGGATGCGCCACCTGGCTCCCCTCGTCATTCCCAACTTGTGGATGCCGACGACTCACTGAAGAACTACGGTTCCGAATATCACTATATCTTCAAGAAGCTCTACGAATACAGGGCGCACACGACACTCAATCGAGATGAGGCGTTCTTGACCGCCAACCTCGCCCGAAAGCTTGTTGAATCGTTCTTCACCTTCAAATATCCAAGGCGGCGAAGCGACATTAGTCAATTGATGGAGGCTGGCCTAAAAGATTGCACCATCACGACACCAGAGCTTAAAGAAAAAATATACCGCTTTATCAATAAGTATTCACATAGCGACGTTATTGAGATAACAGAGGAATCCGCAGAAAACTTGGCAGGCGAAAGCCACAGCGTCATCGGGCACATCTTCCAGTGGCTGGAAGAGGTGGACAAGAGACATTACGACGAGATGATTCAGGTTGCGACGGCCTGA
- a CDS encoding DUF932 domain-containing protein, with translation MQLASRFASRSPSLRSDYPLSDDQIHRVAPSIFADAPHESRSQRYAYIPTAAVLTELRKEGFQPFMVTQTRVRDEGKREHTKHMIRLRHASQINGAEANEIVLLNSHDGTSSYQMLAGMFRFVCSNGLVCGNAVADVRVPHKGDVAGLVIEGAYEVLSGFDRVKESRDAMRGITLDDGESEVFARAALALKYDDPDKPAPITESQILMPRRFDDRRPDLWSVFNRTQENLTQGGLRGRSANGRRQQTRPVQGIDQNIRLNRALWLLADGMRQLKA, from the coding sequence ATGCAACTCGCATCCCGTTTCGCTTCCCGCTCCCCCTCGCTGCGCAGCGATTACCCGCTGTCCGACGACCAGATTCACCGCGTGGCCCCGTCCATCTTCGCGGACGCGCCGCACGAGAGCCGTTCGCAGCGGTATGCCTACATCCCCACCGCCGCCGTGCTGACCGAGCTTCGCAAAGAAGGCTTCCAGCCTTTCATGGTGACGCAAACCCGCGTGCGCGATGAAGGCAAGCGCGAGCACACCAAACACATGATTCGCTTGCGCCACGCCAGCCAGATCAACGGCGCGGAGGCCAACGAAATCGTGCTGCTGAACTCGCACGACGGCACCAGCAGCTATCAGATGCTGGCCGGAATGTTCCGGTTCGTGTGCAGCAATGGCCTTGTCTGCGGCAACGCCGTGGCCGATGTGCGAGTGCCCCATAAAGGCGACGTGGCCGGTCTGGTCATTGAGGGCGCTTACGAAGTCTTGAGCGGTTTCGACCGGGTGAAGGAATCGCGCGATGCCATGCGCGGCATCACCTTGGACGATGGCGAATCCGAAGTGTTCGCCCGCGCCGCGCTCGCCCTCAAGTACGACGACCCGGACAAGCCCGCGCCCATCACGGAATCGCAAATCCTGATGCCGCGCCGCTTCGACGACCGCCGCCCCGACCTGTGGAGCGTGTTCAACCGCACCCAAGAAAACCTGACCCAAGGCGGACTGCGTGGCCGCAGCGCCAACGGGCGCCGCCAGCAAACCCGCCCGGTGCAGGGCATCGACCAAAACATCCGACTGAATCGTGCCCTCTGGCTGCTGGCCGATGGCATGCGCCAGTTGAAAGCCTGA
- a CDS encoding ParB/RepB/Spo0J family partition protein — MNAVTQTEARAINTAAAIPLEAADPTKNLILVPLSRLVSRPTGRNVRKTPRMSIPELAASIQRVGLLQNLIVIAAADGKHYEVVAGGRRLAALKLLAKKHRISKEWEVPCLLVADGTARTASLTENVQREAMHPADQFEAFAALVGEGRSIEDIAADFSVTPLVVQRRLKLANVSPRLLADYRAEVVSLDQLMALAITDDHAAQEAAFYGAPTWQRSPHNLRDRLTEREIDAYRHPLLRFVGLDGYEQEGGGIRRDLFAEGDKGVYLTDAALLERLAQDKLAGIAAMVKAEGWAWVDATPGMTHADLQAFQRAPRERRSPNKRDAQRIEKLQTKLHELAEAVDAALDDEDEEKADALQEEGERLGEQLQALDDSLLDYAANVKAAAGAIVTIDRDGQAAIHRGLLREAEAKALRTLERLRQGFGSEGEAANEDEGEGEDDEQPKTATMSDRLAQRLSAHRTAALQIEVARHPQAALAAVVHGMVQTVLQESHYGHELPLGVRLTVQDRLERMAPDWPESPAAVALRELQQVAGETLPEDSAELFAALLAKSQDELVRLLAVCAASTVDVVTPRATPHQPGAELAQAVGLDMAAWWQPTNEGYFRHVPKAAILEAVGELAPSHVTRLAKLKKGDIASEAERLAAGTGWMPAIFRTEGPQQAGQDVPADGEAEALEQAAAVADDQPQAEALAA; from the coding sequence ATGAACGCCGTTACCCAAACCGAAGCCCGCGCCATCAACACCGCCGCCGCTATCCCGCTGGAAGCCGCTGATCCGACCAAGAACCTGATTCTGGTTCCGCTGTCGCGGCTGGTGTCGCGCCCCACTGGCCGCAACGTGCGCAAGACCCCGCGCATGTCCATTCCCGAACTCGCCGCCAGCATCCAGCGTGTCGGCCTGCTGCAAAACCTCATCGTGATTGCCGCCGCCGATGGCAAGCATTACGAAGTCGTGGCCGGTGGCCGTCGCCTCGCAGCGTTGAAGCTGCTGGCGAAGAAGCACCGCATCAGCAAGGAATGGGAGGTGCCTTGCCTGCTGGTGGCCGATGGCACCGCACGCACGGCCAGCCTGACCGAGAACGTGCAGCGAGAAGCCATGCACCCCGCCGACCAGTTCGAGGCGTTCGCCGCGCTGGTGGGCGAAGGCCGCAGCATCGAGGATATTGCAGCGGATTTTTCCGTCACGCCGCTGGTGGTGCAGCGCCGCTTGAAACTTGCCAACGTCTCGCCGCGCCTGCTGGCCGACTATCGCGCCGAGGTCGTGAGCCTTGACCAGTTGATGGCCCTTGCCATCACCGACGACCACGCCGCGCAGGAAGCCGCGTTCTACGGTGCGCCGACATGGCAGCGCAGCCCGCACAACCTGCGCGACCGTCTGACCGAACGCGAAATCGACGCCTACCGGCATCCGCTGCTGCGCTTTGTCGGGCTGGACGGCTACGAGCAGGAAGGCGGTGGCATCCGCCGCGACCTGTTCGCGGAGGGCGACAAAGGCGTGTATCTGACCGATGCCGCACTGCTGGAACGGCTGGCGCAAGACAAGCTGGCAGGTATCGCCGCCATGGTGAAGGCCGAGGGCTGGGCGTGGGTGGATGCCACGCCGGGCATGACCCATGCGGATTTGCAAGCCTTCCAGCGTGCTCCAAGGGAACGCCGCAGCCCGAACAAGCGCGACGCGCAGCGCATCGAGAAGCTGCAAACCAAGCTGCACGAACTGGCCGAGGCGGTGGATGCCGCGCTGGATGACGAGGACGAGGAAAAGGCCGATGCCTTGCAGGAAGAAGGCGAACGCCTGGGCGAGCAGTTGCAGGCGCTGGACGATAGCTTGCTGGACTATGCGGCCAATGTGAAAGCCGCAGCCGGTGCCATCGTCACCATCGACCGCGACGGGCAGGCCGCGATTCATCGCGGGCTGCTGCGCGAAGCGGAGGCCAAGGCACTGCGCACGCTGGAACGGCTGCGGCAGGGTTTCGGCAGCGAAGGCGAAGCCGCGAACGAGGACGAAGGCGAAGGCGAGGACGACGAGCAGCCCAAGACCGCCACAATGTCCGACCGACTGGCGCAGCGGTTGAGCGCGCACCGTACCGCCGCGCTGCAAATCGAAGTGGCCCGGCATCCGCAAGCCGCGCTGGCCGCCGTGGTGCATGGCATGGTGCAGACCGTCTTGCAGGAAAGCCACTACGGCCACGAGCTGCCGCTGGGCGTGCGCCTCACGGTGCAAGACCGGCTGGAACGCATGGCCCCGGACTGGCCGGAATCACCCGCCGCCGTGGCGCTGCGCGAACTGCAACAGGTGGCAGGCGAAACCTTGCCGGAGGACAGCGCCGAACTGTTCGCTGCGCTGCTGGCGAAATCACAGGATGAACTGGTGCGGCTGCTGGCAGTGTGCGCAGCTTCCACGGTGGACGTGGTGACGCCTCGCGCCACGCCGCACCAGCCCGGCGCGGAACTAGCGCAGGCCGTGGGGCTGGATATGGCCGCGTGGTGGCAGCCCACCAATGAGGGTTATTTCCGGCATGTGCCGAAGGCAGCGATTCTGGAAGCCGTTGGCGAGTTAGCGCCCTCGCACGTCACCCGACTGGCGAAGTTGAAGAAGGGCGACATTGCCAGCGAAGCCGAACGGCTGGCCGCTGGCACCGGCTGGATGCCCGCCATCTTCCGCACCGAAGGCCCGCAGCAGGCCGGGCAGGACGTGCCTGCGGATGGCGAAGCCGAAGCGCTGGAACAAGCGGCCGCCGTGGCGGATGACCAGCCGCAGGCCGAGGCTTTGGCCGCGTGA
- a CDS encoding DUF736 domain-containing protein has product MANIGTFTAEKDGFTGTLRTLTLNVKVKLVPNDKGDAESAPDFRLQAVGHDIGAAWKKTSEAGRDYLSVSLDDPSFPATVYARLIENEDGTHDLIWSRNKPKAA; this is encoded by the coding sequence ATGGCTAACATCGGCACCTTCACCGCAGAGAAAGACGGCTTCACCGGCACGCTCCGCACCCTGACGCTCAACGTCAAGGTCAAGCTGGTTCCCAACGACAAGGGCGACGCCGAGAGCGCCCCGGACTTCCGCCTCCAGGCGGTCGGCCACGACATCGGCGCGGCGTGGAAGAAGACCAGCGAGGCTGGGCGGGATTACCTGTCAGTGAGCCTCGACGATCCTTCGTTCCCGGCAACCGTTTATGCCCGCCTGATCGAGAACGAGGATGGCACGCACGACCTGATCTGGTCGCGCAACAAGCCCAAGGCGGCCTGA
- a CDS encoding helix-turn-helix domain-containing protein, whose translation MAAKNSLAAAIRTVRKARGLSQEAFSNVSSRTYMSTLERDLKSPTIQKLADLCEVMEVHPLTLLTLAYAGDSTREADLLLAQVRQELGALWEEPDTP comes from the coding sequence GTGGCAGCGAAGAACTCATTGGCAGCGGCGATTCGGACGGTAAGGAAGGCGCGTGGTTTGAGCCAGGAAGCGTTCTCCAACGTGTCCAGTCGCACCTACATGAGTACGCTGGAGCGCGACCTGAAAAGCCCAACTATCCAGAAGCTGGCCGATCTGTGCGAGGTCATGGAAGTGCATCCGCTCACGCTGCTGACATTGGCTTATGCCGGCGACAGCACCCGCGAAGCCGACCTTTTGCTGGCACAGGTGCGCCAGGAACTTGGGGCGCTATGGGAAGAGCCCGACACGCCGTAG
- a CDS encoding DUF2958 domain-containing protein, whose protein sequence is MTTLVTEEDRVQLLAHGLTRTTGQECDPLPVVRLFTPDAHATWLLAALDPTDGDTAYGLIDLGIGMPVLGTVKLSDLASIIGPHKQPVMRDRYFQPTRPLSEYVRLAQENGSITD, encoded by the coding sequence TTGACCACGCTTGTCACCGAGGAAGACCGGGTGCAGCTGCTGGCCCACGGCCTCACACGCACCACAGGGCAGGAATGCGACCCGCTGCCAGTGGTGCGCCTGTTCACACCGGACGCACATGCGACGTGGCTACTGGCCGCGCTCGATCCGACCGATGGCGATACGGCCTACGGCCTGATCGACCTCGGGATCGGAATGCCGGTGCTGGGGACGGTAAAGCTGTCTGATCTGGCGTCCATCATCGGGCCGCACAAGCAGCCGGTGATGCGAGATCGGTATTTCCAGCCGACGCGGCCGCTGTCGGAATACGTTCGACTGGCTCAGGAGAACGGTTCAATCACCGATTGA
- a CDS encoding DUF2285 domain-containing protein codes for MTDRSSQHWYPTAAYLYTLHLDGPALAWEYLRRNPNYRRDWLRRRRKPDAAQAWGLRLLEDPGLDARDAHPAWFPDHDAVVQLYPDADPPPNAHTFEFWRIPGRKQLTHDGKRLVLVSHWPGCCVRLALAPDLEEGSAYLYAARACATPCARYRTLAAKLDALSAATVAAPVATARSRPTPAALLELHTLQALDATLAGASLREVAEGLFGADAVAADWQKDSALRARVRRLVRRGDELMHGGYRRLAQLPMFPSH; via the coding sequence ATGACTGACCGCAGCAGCCAACACTGGTATCCCACGGCGGCGTATCTCTACACGCTGCACCTAGATGGCCCGGCGCTGGCTTGGGAGTATTTGCGCAGGAATCCAAATTACCGGCGCGACTGGCTACGCCGGCGTCGCAAGCCAGACGCGGCGCAGGCCTGGGGCCTGCGTCTGCTGGAAGATCCCGGCCTGGATGCGCGCGATGCACATCCTGCTTGGTTCCCCGATCACGATGCCGTGGTGCAGCTATACCCCGACGCCGACCCACCGCCCAATGCGCACACCTTCGAGTTCTGGCGCATTCCTGGGCGCAAGCAACTGACCCACGACGGCAAGCGCCTGGTGCTCGTATCGCATTGGCCAGGCTGCTGCGTTCGGCTGGCACTCGCGCCCGATTTGGAAGAAGGCTCGGCCTACCTCTACGCCGCACGTGCCTGCGCTACGCCCTGTGCGCGCTACCGCACGCTCGCTGCCAAGCTGGATGCGCTATCTGCCGCAACCGTGGCCGCGCCTGTGGCAACAGCCCGCTCTCGCCCCACGCCCGCCGCGCTGCTGGAACTGCATACCTTGCAAGCGCTCGACGCGACCCTCGCGGGAGCCTCCTTGCGCGAGGTGGCCGAAGGTCTGTTCGGCGCGGATGCCGTCGCGGCCGACTGGCAGAAAGACAGTGCATTGCGTGCCCGCGTGCGGCGGCTGGTACGCCGCGGCGATGAGCTGATGCACGGCGGCTACCGCCGACTAGCGCAGCTTCCAATGTTCCCGTCGCATTAG
- a CDS encoding helix-turn-helix transcriptional regulator has product MRPAPSRPAAAAVTATSQPAAAAVTATSQPQRYLTNDEAADYLRLSPRTLEKQRVIGGGPKFRKFGRRVMYAVSDLDAWADQRSYEATSDPEYAERHAGDYRDGR; this is encoded by the coding sequence ATGCGACCTGCTCCCTCGCGGCCTGCCGCCGCTGCCGTCACTGCGACCTCGCAGCCTGCCGCCGCTGCCGTCACTGCGACCTCGCAGCCTCAACGCTACCTGACAAACGACGAAGCCGCCGACTACCTGCGGCTGTCGCCGCGCACGCTGGAGAAGCAGCGGGTGATCGGCGGCGGCCCCAAGTTCCGCAAGTTCGGCCGACGCGTCATGTACGCGGTGTCCGACCTCGATGCCTGGGCCGACCAGCGCAGCTACGAGGCCACGTCCGATCCCGAATACGCCGAGCGCCACGCGGGCGACTACCGTGATGGCCGCTGA
- a CDS encoding replication initiator protein A, producing the protein MPQREQLDLFRALPGDMAPRDSQDLMAFPFFSLAKSRRTAPIDFRSGNVTIRVEGTQEHGIATIWDADVLIWAASQIVEARDAGLRPSRWIRATPYEILRFIGRGTSLNDYQRLKAALDRLQSTTVATSIRETTGRRLHRFSWINEWKELADASGTPLGIELILPDWFYAGVLDAALVLTIDPAYFRLKGGIERWLYRLVRKHGGRQEHGWQFDFRHLYRKSGSAARFSDFAYDVRALVARQSLPGYVLGIERMPDDNTELLTFRPVPHTARG; encoded by the coding sequence TTGCCGCAGCGCGAACAGCTCGATCTGTTCCGAGCGCTGCCGGGCGACATGGCGCCACGCGATTCCCAGGACTTGATGGCCTTTCCGTTCTTCTCGCTTGCCAAGTCGCGGCGCACGGCGCCGATCGACTTCCGCAGCGGGAACGTCACCATCCGCGTGGAAGGCACGCAGGAGCACGGCATCGCAACGATATGGGATGCCGACGTGCTGATATGGGCCGCCTCGCAGATCGTAGAGGCGCGCGACGCGGGCCTGCGCCCGTCGCGCTGGATACGCGCCACGCCTTACGAGATTCTGCGCTTCATCGGGCGCGGCACGTCCCTCAACGACTACCAGCGCCTGAAGGCCGCCCTCGACCGGCTGCAATCGACCACGGTGGCCACGTCCATCCGCGAAACCACGGGAAGGCGCTTGCATCGCTTCTCGTGGATCAACGAGTGGAAGGAACTGGCCGACGCCAGCGGCACGCCGCTGGGCATCGAGCTGATCTTGCCGGACTGGTTCTACGCCGGCGTGCTCGACGCCGCCCTGGTGCTTACCATCGACCCGGCCTATTTCCGCTTGAAGGGCGGTATCGAACGCTGGCTGTACCGCTTGGTGCGCAAGCATGGGGGGCGGCAGGAGCACGGCTGGCAATTCGACTTCCGACACCTGTACCGCAAATCCGGCAGCGCGGCCCGCTTCTCGGACTTCGCCTACGACGTGCGCGCCCTGGTAGCGCGGCAGTCGCTGCCCGGCTACGTCCTCGGCATCGAGCGGATGCCGGACGACAACACCGAGTTGCTGACCTTCCGGCCCGTGCCGCATACGGCACGGGGATAA
- the parA gene encoding ParA family partition ATPase: MIFAFLNQKGGVGKTTLATHIAGELAMRGLHVILLDADPQGSSLDWTQRRSQQGLPRLFSAVGLARETLHQEAPELARRADHIIIDGPPRIAALARSALLAAERVLIPVQPSPYDVWASAEMVALIREAQVFRPALRAAFVINRRVSTTIIGREARQSLAEQPLPALRSEIHQRIVFADSVAAGRLARETAPDSAAAREIAALTDELLRWPT; the protein is encoded by the coding sequence ATGATCTTCGCGTTTCTCAACCAGAAAGGCGGCGTCGGCAAGACCACGCTCGCCACGCATATCGCCGGCGAACTGGCGATGCGCGGCCTGCATGTCATCCTGCTGGATGCCGACCCGCAGGGGTCATCGCTCGACTGGACGCAGCGGCGTAGCCAGCAGGGCCTGCCCCGTCTGTTCAGCGCCGTGGGACTTGCCCGCGAAACGCTGCATCAGGAAGCGCCAGAACTCGCTAGGCGGGCCGATCACATCATCATCGACGGCCCGCCGCGCATCGCCGCCCTCGCGCGCTCCGCGCTGCTGGCGGCCGAGCGCGTGCTGATCCCCGTGCAGCCCAGCCCCTACGACGTATGGGCTTCTGCCGAGATGGTCGCACTGATCCGCGAAGCACAGGTGTTCCGGCCAGCGCTGCGCGCGGCCTTCGTCATCAACCGGCGCGTCAGCACCACCATCATCGGCAGGGAGGCACGGCAATCGCTGGCCGAACAGCCGCTGCCCGCGCTGCGCTCGGAGATCCACCAGCGCATCGTCTTTGCCGACAGCGTAGCCGCTGGCCGGCTCGCCCGCGAAACCGCGCCCGACAGCGCCGCTGCCCGCGAGATCGCCGCGCTCACCGACGAACTGCTGCGGTGGCCGACATGA